The Seriola aureovittata isolate HTS-2021-v1 ecotype China chromosome 16, ASM2101889v1, whole genome shotgun sequence genomic interval GTCCATATTTACTCAGTCTCCAAAATCAATATGGAgcaatatatttttcattaaagtcTTAAGTCCATTTATGATTTTGAAATCAATCTTATTCAGGGATTCTCCAATAAATGATGGTTAATTATGTCACTGAATGGCCAGTGACCCTGATGTGTTTACCTGCACCTACCTCCTGTAATGTGctatgagatgaaatgaaatggcatCTTTTAATAACAGATGTGGCTCTGCCCGTTTGAGATAGAAGTGTGTTGGTATCACTATGGACCAGGACCTCTCCTTAACATCACCCGCCATGTTGGGGTAATGAACCTGCATTGTAATCATCAATCGTAATGAAAACGCACGACTCAAAGTTTCTCTTGCTGATACCTGTGGTTAAATGTGTTGTTGCTACACaagctgcagttttcatttCTCCCATCAGGTTTAGCACCACACCCAAAAATACAGACACCCTGTTACacaagagaaaaatcaaagtcTCGCTAATAAAGATATAATTTGGATTCATGTTAGAGTCTTATTGTATTTCCTATTCGTGGTATAATCAGGTTTGAATGTTGGAGAGCCACTCAGGAGTTTAGCatctgacgtgtgtgtgtgtgtttgtgtgtgtgtgtgtgtgtatgtttttactgCCGCTCCTtgtacattcacacattcacagagacaTCTTGTGTGTTTAAACCAGTTCTATAACATTCCTGTAGTAGAACaatcatcatctcatcattgtgtttgtggATTCAATCGGTCACTGCCACGTAGTATTTACATCTAATAAAGGTCAATCACATTGTTAATCACATTTTGGTTTCACATAACAACGAGGAAACCAGGACGACGCGAATGATttaacttctctctctcattttcatttactcATAACTTAAGATGGTGAGTAGCTGCTTTTAAGTGGTTTCATTTCTAAATATGTTGATTGTTGAAATATATCCTAATGTGTCCTGTATTATTTCCAATTATTTTTGTATACCATCAGGCTGatgcacaaaaaagaaaaaggtaagaTTTACTCAACCACGAGTAGTTACTGGTGcattctgcttttcatttctctaaactgatgtttttttattttaggcaAGGCACTCCAATGAGTGAAGATGGTCTCAAAGAGAATTCTTTaacaatcattaaaaaaatgatggaaCTGAGTGAAAAGACTCAGGAAGATACTTCAATGTTGGTGGATGAGGTATGACTGATGGCAACAAATCAGTTTTTGGACATAACGTACGGCGTGGtcagtttgttttgaacatATACAACATAGGAAATCATATCTCtttgtgtgtgacctgtgtttTGACCTTTCAGATTCTTCACAGCATCTTCTTTTTGGAAGTGATCAATGATACAAAGTTTTCCCCAAACAATATTGTGAGGGATGAAAAGATGTTGAATGAATTGAAAACTCGCTTCCCAAACCCTTTTGACCACTATTCCTCTCGTCTACCCAAGCGAAGTCCAATTTCATGTGTGTTAGACATGGTAagattatattttgttaaaagATGATACAGTTTGTAAAATTGTAAGGTCTTGCTACCTCACTTAAACATattgaaatgtcacagtttatGATTAATGTACCGCAGTAAATTTCACCCACACAAAGCTTGACTCAGTGGATAATTCTGCATTTGTGGTGATAACAGCAGCTTGATAATATATGTTTTTGCTTGCAGATTGTCCGCCTGATTGGACAAGAGAATGAaaaccaaataataaaaatgctcCAAGATGTCATCAGGCCAAAGTCCGGGGAtaataacagcaaaaaaaagcGTTTCACCTCGTCCACCATCTGTGTCTCTCAGAAGACCGAGGGCCCAGATTCAGCCCGATACTATGGAGTCTCCATGTCCACTTCTGGCCGTCATCCCGGGAGGATCATGGTGGCTGCCTCCTGTTTAAGCGCCTGGGACAGTCATGTAGCTGATGCAGTCATGACCTACTGTCCAGGCACGACCAAGAAATCATACTTTGATGGAACAATCCAGCTTCCAGAGAGTGTCAGGTGCCAGGCGTTTAGCCTCAGCACAGGAGATGAAATGCCTCCATGCAGATCATGTGGGAATTTATTTGGTTTgtacaaaaatacagaagaCGAGGGGTGGGCCTATGGCAACTGTGCTGAAGTTGAGAGCCTGAGTAACTTGCTCAAAAATGAGAATGAAGTTAAAAAGCAAGTACAACCAACATCTCAGATGTGTAAAGATGAGAACAGACAGAAGGCTAAAAAAGAAACGAAGGATCATCTTCTGGATTTACTGCagaaagtgaaatttaaaaCGGGTTTAGAGTTCTACACACCACAGAGAGGGTTACCTCTTAGAAATGGGGGAAATGTTTAATAGATAAAAGTGATATAATTGGATATTggtgataaatgtgttttcttgtagTATTTTGGGGAAAGCCAGTTTAGTTGGGCATTTTCTTTAAGCAACTTGTGAGAAGGTAATTTTGTCTTAAAGTTGGACACTGGACTGTATGTAACCTGACAAATTATAAAATATggagtttttgtttatttctctgaatggtcctaaaggagtttttttaaattgaaaacaactggactaggttatttgtctgggaagacgtttcacctctcatccaagaggcttcatcaaTGATcgatgaagcctcttggatgagaggtgaaacgtcgttgttgttttcgatttaaaaaaactcctttaggatactatgacctggacaaatgagaatatacagaGGCTTCTCTGAATGGTAATATTCTCATTTGTATATTGTAACTCTGGGTTActatttctgttgttgtgtaacCTTACGTTTATGTCAAACAATacctatttatatatttttcaatcaaaataaatcttGTGATTTTGGACATACACATATATGGACACTTTATTAAAATTTTGCATTGGTTATGTTGTGTTGCTATTAAGATATGCAGTGCCTAATGGTGATTTATTGCACTTAATTCAATTGTCCCTGTGGCTACTGTTGTTATGTATGATTTGCTGAGTTATTattcattgtttctttttattctccttttCCAAGTTTGCATTCtgataaaacagcaaaaaataacaaacacatttaaaaaaacggTAAACGGTAAAATACACCGTGAATGTTTGACCCTTGAGTATAAAGGGCTCTGTTTATGGTGAAACCGAAACCTCTAGTTTATCATAAACCACGTGATACTCCAGAAAAAAACGACAGAAGCCTGGATATGAAGTTCCAGCGGAAACTGCCGAACGGAGTCGACACACGGTCCAGAGCTTCGTCGTCACACCTCCCAACACTAACGACTGGTAACTAGTTTATTTGATAAACGGTAATAATTATGAATTGTGTGTTCATTTGTCGGTTCATGAACTCCTCTTGGCTTCATAGCGGGCTCAGTAAAAACCTGTGGTAGGTGATGCAGCCGGACTCATTTCTCAACAGCTGACGCAGTTAAATATTTTAGTTACTTCGTGTTATTAACTAAATTTATAGAAGATGCTGTAGGTTGTCGGTGCATTTATTACTCACTTCTTTTTCTACGCGATATTTTACGGTAATGATGTTTAAATAAGGTTATCATGCTGAACAGTCGTCTCGTTTTTGTGTTGGTTGGTTTCGTTTTCAAATATAAGATTCATCGTTGTGCTTTCGTTTTTAAAGTATCAGATAAATACATTAGGAGAGAGTTCTGTAATGCATATAATAAACGCTAATGGAATTTATCCATTTGTAATAGGTTTATCAGTTTAGCACTATTGTTGAATTTAAGTGGAGTTGGAAAATAACTGGCTTTACATTTTCTCAAGTACGTGACgacaaatttttgttttttttatactgttatTCCACCATCTTTTATTGGGAAATCACTTTTCAGCAAAACATTTATCTGATGGCTTGACAAAAAGCAGTTTGAGTCAGTTAACATTAGGTGAGAGACAAATAATTGATTGAATATATTGGGTTATATTTTGTAGAGATAATTAATTTTTTCCAAAAGAACATTAGAAATATTTATACAACACTTTAACATTTCTACTTAAATTAAGGATTCGTAGTTTTTGCGTCACTGctttaatgacatttgttttttcctaGGTGACAGAGAGCCAGGATGGCTGGAGTGAGGTACCTGCAAACaccattttctctttgttcaggGAGGTGGAAATGAACACTGACATATCAAAAGAAACATGTGGACGCATGTTCACTTCAGGACATGTGTTGACAGAGATCAGAAGGCAATCATTTATAGGCACCACACATAATGGAAAAAATTTAACCCAACAAACTCCAATAAATTCTGGAGGATCACAAATCGGCagtcaaacagagaaaaactgtccAGCTTATATTGGTGAAATTCTGActaaaaatggaaatatataATCCACAAGACAGCAGTTCTGTCCTTTGAAATAACAAGTTGTTTTCGTGagtattttttgtttgattgtgaaATAAATGAGAATCCACTCAGACTTCAaagttttaaaggtcccatattttacacttttacagttTATTTGAAGAGTAGATatcaataagaagatatatttgtggttttaagtaccaaaaatcAGCTcattgtagtttcacatctcctctctcaggcttttttCTGGAgttctagcaacaacaggttggtcagccaatcagaagagaggaagctctgagcctctcctctgattggtggaCTGTTTTGTTATTGagtaaaaatacagcagagtaAACAGTCAGGAAAACACTCAAAGGgatggatggtgggtccaggtgggccgTTCCTGGGGCctggctgagggcggtgactgttttgttgtgacatcacaaagtttcgGAAGTCCTaacggcttgttttaaggctcagtttctgaatatgagctgtttgcatttttctctgtggaccgagcgctttgatattttcacagtatttatatagaacctagatctactttataattaaaaaaaagacatggacatctcacttCATACAATTTGGGACCTTTAATTTCCTAGTATACCTCATGGGTGAATGACTAAATTGATCCCAGCCTCTATTCTGCCATTTGTAAATGGACATTTTGTAACGTACCATGTTCAGTGTCACCATTTTGTAACTTcctgtcttttctgtgtttcagtgtggcCAGTCAGCCTTTTATGCCTGATTTTCAGCagtgcagcagagcagaaggTTGACTACACATCTTTCCCTTACACACCATGATATCTTTGTTGTTTCGTCCTTCAAATATTTCtacatatttttcatcttttgttgcAGGTCGAGATTACCTGGCACAGGTATCCCACTTTGTGtccaaaaataaacacaagacgATAACATTAAAGAATCCAGCCGATGCCATATTGAAGGTAGCAGGGGTTGAAGACACCATTTACAGAGGCAAACATGATGAGGTGAACGGGTGGGGAAAATTCTACCTTCCCAAGATGGTAAACATGCTGGTTATAGGTGTAGTGGAGGGCACCTCATGCACGTGTGACCAGCTTGTTCTGATGACCTGCGAGGACAAAAAGCTGTACGCCTACGATGGAGAGGAGCTGCATCTGGTGGCTTCACACCTGGATCAGTTATGTAACAAGGAAATAGAGTATCCAGCATCCAAGAGCTACTACAACGGGGAGGCCTTCGAAGATACGGTAAGAAGTTACAGTCATTTACAAGGAATCCTGATGATAGTGATTGATCACCTGTACtgacaggtgtttttttttatgtgatgtAGACTGAGGCGGACTGGGAAAAGGTGAGGATGGGCCCTGTGGGGAGGAGTTTGGAGCAAGAACATCAAAAACTGGTGAAAAAGAACAAGTCGGCATTCTTGGCAAGTCTCAAAGGAGCAGGACACAAATAGGTGGGTATTTGTCCTGACATTGTCTGTGATGCAGGGTGAATGTTTAAGGGAATAATGACTTGAACTTGAGCCACTCACAAATCGTTCAGCATTGATTATTGTCTTGACATTAAATATCACTGTTGCCTGCTGGGAGGTAGAAACATAATTATTCATGCAGAGTTGTCAGATATATCATGGGTTGATCATGGAGTACCTGATATATGCTATATAATCActtggtttatttatttctttattacagATCCTGGTGGTTCCCAAAAGGAAAGACGTGCTTCAAAAGTCTTCAGtcttcatcattcatcattttaaaggCAGTCAGCTGAAATCATTATAATCGAAATCAATGCCcagctgtgtgttcatgaaATGCTTGTGATTGTTCCCCCTCAGGCATCGCATACTAAGCGAGGCTGGTTGTGTAATCTGATCTCTGTGTTTTCCATCCTAGAAGCgccatcttgtttttgtcagttgaTAGAAGTTGCAAAATCTAGCGGAAATTGACAAAGTTGTGATGCAGTAACTTTTGCCACTGTAGCTACGGATGGAGTCCGACATCAACAGTAACAAATTTCATGTAAGCCTGTCTCCACATGTACCAGGGGAGAGTCAGTACGCCAGGGGCAGGTAACCAGGCGATCACAGGGCTTAACAGAGACAACCGTAGTTACAGACTTGTTTGTGATTGAACCGAATGTGTATTTCTGTTGACTATGGCAGAAAGCCAGAGAACACTGACTACAAGGAGAACAAGAAAACACCACCCTGAAAAGCCCCGACTCCACCCTCGTGAaaccaaataatataataataatatatatatatatatatatatatatatatatatatatatatatagataataCTGGCTTAATCATGTAGTAAAGTTTCAGTTCCTGCTGTTTAGCAACTTACTTCCTTATTTTGTGCTGTCATTTGTAGACTCACGGTGAATTGCgctgacatacagtaaatgataAAACTACACAGTTGAGATCTCTTCGTGTTTGTGTCCTTTTCCTCTTGTACAAATCCTTTCATTTAATTCTACTCTACAGTTTAgcatctgacctttgaccttacaTGAAACTGTAATACTGCAGCAGAGACTAAATAGTAATGAGCGTATGATGACTGAAGTAGAATTAACTTTATCTAAatcacatttcctgtctgtgtgacttTGAAATACAATGATATAATAATGCAACACATAACTATCATATAAATATGCCACTCAGTGAGTTTATATCAATCATGTTGAGGTTGATATGATGTCTCCAGGATGTGTG includes:
- the LOC130184055 gene encoding uncharacterized protein LOC130184055 yields the protein MSEDGLKENSLTIIKKMMELSEKTQEDTSMLVDEILHSIFFLEVINDTKFSPNNIVRDEKMLNELKTRFPNPFDHYSSRLPKRSPISCVLDMIVRLIGQENENQIIKMLQDVIRPKSGDNNSKKKRFTSSTICVSQKTEGPDSARYYGVSMSTSGRHPGRIMVAASCLSAWDSHVADAVMTYCPGTTKKSYFDGTIQLPESVRCQAFSLSTGDEMPPCRSCGNLFGLYKNTEDEGWAYGNCAEVESLSNLLKNENEVKKQVQPTSQMCKDENRQKAKKETKDHLLDLLQKVKFKTGLEFYTPQRGLPLRNGGNV